From one Amycolatopsis sp. FDAARGOS 1241 genomic stretch:
- a CDS encoding ABC transporter permease, producing MSDTVERGRWSVVRVSRGLFPALLWTASGLLLGFILLPVLGLVTATSPGGLRAAVADEEIRDAVLLSVQDAAITAVAGTVLGVPLAYLLARRRFPGHALVQAIVDLPLAIPHTVAGIALLFVFGRTGWLGAPLLTTGLSFYGTQAGIIVAMLFVSAPFAVNSARVAFEALDPNVERAARSLGASPGQTFRRVTLPLAWRGVLTGAVLVYARSISEFGAVVILAYYPATAPVAIYNLFLSSGLAESASAAVLLLLVALATFLVLRTLASGWLVAGAARPRR from the coding sequence GTGAGCGACACAGTCGAACGGGGGCGGTGGAGCGTGGTGCGGGTGTCGCGCGGGCTGTTCCCGGCCCTGCTGTGGACGGCGAGCGGTTTGCTGCTCGGGTTCATCCTGCTGCCCGTGCTCGGGTTGGTCACTGCCACATCGCCCGGTGGCCTCCGCGCGGCAGTGGCCGACGAGGAGATCCGGGACGCGGTGCTGCTGAGCGTGCAGGACGCCGCGATCACCGCGGTGGCCGGCACCGTGCTGGGCGTTCCGCTGGCCTACCTGCTCGCCCGGCGCCGCTTCCCCGGGCACGCGCTGGTGCAGGCGATCGTGGATCTGCCGCTGGCGATTCCGCACACCGTCGCCGGGATCGCCCTGCTGTTCGTGTTCGGTCGCACCGGCTGGCTCGGTGCGCCGCTGCTGACCACGGGCCTGTCCTTCTACGGAACGCAGGCCGGGATCATCGTGGCGATGCTGTTCGTGAGCGCGCCCTTCGCCGTCAACAGCGCCCGGGTCGCGTTCGAAGCCCTGGACCCGAACGTGGAACGGGCCGCCCGGAGCCTGGGCGCCTCGCCGGGCCAGACGTTCCGGCGGGTCACCCTCCCTCTGGCCTGGCGCGGGGTCCTGACCGGCGCAGTGCTCGTGTACGCGCGCTCGATCAGCGAGTTCGGCGCCGTCGTCATCCTCGCCTACTACCCGGCCACCGCGCCGGTCGCGATCTACAACCTGTTCCTGTCCTCCGGTCTCGCCGAATCCGCGTCGGCCGCGGTGCTGCTCCTGCTCGTCGCATTGGCCACGTTCCTCGTGCTGCGCACGCTCGCGTCCGGGTGGCTCGTCGCCGGCGCCGCCCGGCCCCGGCGGTGA
- a CDS encoding extracellular solute-binding protein, translating into MRRGFGLRVLAIGAATAVVAACAASPPAPSAPASGSAAAVTGTLIVNGAGTLAKPFTAMIAAFKAQNPDVTVQSRFAGSVEVVRGITELHTPVDVLGVADYSLIPSKMYGTNGGTQFANWYVGFAANRSTFAYTDRSKGAAGLTADNWYHVLAQPGAKIGRSNPDTDPSGYQTLQMLALAQNFYHQPGLSAAVLANSPPETMVGTETQLLPAVSSGQIDYLGIYRSDALQHHLKFLDLPSQIDLSDPAQAATYATVSVPTSSGPRTGKPIVYALTVPTNAPNAAAGLRFVEFVLSPAGQKIMSDNGFTVVAPAVAGVAGGAQLPASVQPQTVPAKLPGG; encoded by the coding sequence ATGCGACGTGGCTTCGGGCTCAGGGTGCTGGCAATCGGCGCGGCTACGGCGGTCGTGGCTGCGTGCGCGGCGTCGCCCCCGGCTCCGTCGGCTCCGGCGAGTGGTTCCGCAGCTGCGGTCACCGGCACGCTGATCGTGAACGGGGCGGGCACGCTGGCCAAGCCGTTCACGGCGATGATCGCGGCGTTCAAGGCGCAGAACCCGGATGTGACGGTGCAGTCGCGTTTCGCCGGGAGCGTCGAGGTCGTGCGGGGCATCACCGAGTTGCACACCCCGGTCGACGTGCTGGGTGTGGCGGACTATTCGCTGATCCCGTCGAAGATGTACGGCACGAACGGGGGCACGCAGTTCGCGAACTGGTACGTCGGCTTCGCGGCGAACCGCAGCACCTTCGCTTACACCGACCGGAGCAAAGGTGCTGCCGGCCTGACTGCGGACAACTGGTACCACGTTCTGGCGCAGCCGGGGGCGAAGATCGGCCGGTCCAATCCGGACACCGATCCCTCGGGCTACCAGACGCTGCAGATGCTCGCGCTGGCGCAGAACTTCTACCACCAGCCCGGTCTGTCGGCCGCGGTGCTGGCGAACTCCCCGCCGGAGACCATGGTCGGCACCGAGACGCAGCTGTTGCCCGCGGTGTCGTCGGGCCAGATCGACTACTTGGGGATCTACCGCTCCGACGCGCTGCAGCACCACTTGAAGTTCCTCGACCTGCCGAGCCAGATCGACTTGTCCGACCCGGCGCAGGCCGCGACGTACGCGACGGTCAGCGTGCCGACGTCCTCCGGGCCGCGAACCGGCAAACCGATCGTGTACGCGCTGACCGTGCCGACCAACGCGCCCAACGCGGCCGCGGGCCTGCGGTTCGTCGAGTTCGTGCTCTCTCCGGCGGGCCAGAAGATCATGAGCGACAACGGGTTCACTGTGGTCGCCCCGGCAGTCGCGGGCGTCGCCGGCGGCGCGCAGCTGCCGGCTTCGGTGCAGCCGCAGACAGTGCCGGCCAAGCTGCCCGGGGGCTGA